Proteins encoded in a region of the Bacteroidota bacterium genome:
- a CDS encoding SiaC family regulatory phosphoprotein produces MKENSKCTFNTNVKTAYIKGTNVTPRVLLDAKRNIIDIKGKAISTSDNTLFGDIRKWIDHNSSDFSKSVNVNVAFDYFNTHCSKEILDLFKMLEGYHKRGSNINVNWLHEEEDEDMLEAGEDYQAIIDIPFKMVQHNNPLEMDDTYYEENAEDPKEHKTLIIDINQEILKYLAKHPEYLHDLTPRKFEELVADILKDFGFDVELTKISRDGGRDIIARIRNSLTNILMFVECKHYAPDRPVGVDIIRQVVGVNEIFKPNKSLIVTSSYFTKDAIKERNLIETKLDLKDHLDIKNWLERYK; encoded by the coding sequence ATGAAAGAAAATTCGAAATGTACATTTAACACTAATGTAAAGACAGCTTATATCAAAGGCACTAACGTTACACCAAGAGTTTTATTGGATGCAAAAAGGAATATTATTGATATTAAAGGCAAGGCTATTAGCACCTCTGATAATACTTTATTTGGCGATATAAGAAAATGGATTGATCACAACTCCTCTGATTTTTCAAAATCTGTTAATGTAAATGTAGCCTTTGATTATTTCAACACTCATTGCTCAAAAGAAATTCTTGATCTATTCAAGATGCTAGAGGGCTATCACAAAAGAGGTAGTAATATAAATGTAAATTGGCTACACGAAGAAGAAGATGAAGATATGTTAGAAGCCGGTGAAGATTATCAGGCAATTATTGACATTCCATTCAAAATGGTGCAGCATAATAATCCACTAGAAATGGATGACACCTATTATGAAGAAAATGCAGAAGATCCCAAAGAACATAAAACCCTAATAATTGATATTAATCAGGAAATACTTAAATATTTAGCAAAACATCCAGAGTATTTACATGATTTGACACCGAGAAAGTTTGAGGAATTAGTCGCAGACATTCTAAAAGATTTTGGGTTTGATGTAGAGCTAACAAAAATCTCAAGGGATGGTGGTAGGGACATTATAGCAAGAATAAGAAATAGTCTAACAAATATATTAATGTTTGTTGAATGCAAACATTATGCCCCTGATCGTCCTGTAGGTGTAGACATTATTAGACAAGTTGTTGGGGTTAACGAAATTTTTAAGCCGAATAAAAGTTTGATTGTTACCTCATCATATTTTACAAAAGATGCAATTAAGGAAAGGAATTTAATCGAGACAAAATTAGATTTAAAGGATCATTTGGATATCAAAAATTGGCTTGAACGATACAAATAA
- a CDS encoding GAF domain-containing protein, which produces MEIGKLRLLVNTVQQLSLARDIETITDIVRTAARKITGADGAAFVLKDNDKCYYANEDAISPLWKGQRFPLHSCVSGWSMTHKEVAIIPDIYQDERVPVEAYRPTFVKSLVMVPIRTLSPIGAIGNYWAKHHEPTAEEIELLQSLADITSVSIENVYAYNELKMQNEMLYDIAFMQSHQVRVPIAHILGLHDLFNFEKPEHPGNREIMQRLKTSIVELDKMVKQIVDNTYNIKMQAAKKTAE; this is translated from the coding sequence ATGGAGATAGGTAAATTAAGATTACTCGTTAATACCGTACAACAGCTCTCACTGGCGCGCGATATCGAAACCATAACCGATATTGTACGTACAGCCGCGCGAAAAATTACCGGCGCCGACGGCGCCGCCTTTGTTCTGAAAGACAACGACAAATGTTATTACGCCAACGAAGACGCTATTAGTCCCCTGTGGAAAGGTCAGCGTTTTCCTTTACACTCCTGCGTGAGTGGCTGGAGCATGACCCACAAAGAAGTTGCCATCATCCCCGATATATATCAAGACGAACGGGTACCGGTAGAAGCCTACCGACCAACCTTTGTAAAAAGTTTGGTTATGGTACCCATTCGTACTTTGAGTCCTATTGGCGCCATTGGCAATTATTGGGCCAAGCACCATGAGCCAACAGCCGAAGAAATAGAATTACTGCAATCACTCGCCGACATTACATCCGTTTCCATTGAAAACGTGTACGCGTATAACGAATTAAAAATGCAGAACGAGATGCTCTACGATATCGCCTTTATGCAATCGCATCAGGTAAGAGTACCCATCGCGCATATATTAGGTTTGCACGACCTGTTTAATTTCGAAAAACCCGAACATCCGGGCAACCGCGAAATTATGCAGCGCCTCAAAACATCCATTGTTGAACTCGATAAAATGGTAAAGCAGATTGTAGACAATACCTACAACATTAAAATGCAAGCGGCAAAAAAAACGGCGGAATGA
- a CDS encoding SIR2 family protein, which produces MSNYKYIPLFPKPFLEDLVKGRVLPIIGAGFSKNAQIPKGKNIPDWEELGKTFANLIPDYNYNGAIDAISAYEHEYSRAKLVEKLSDLLLTGQLKAGNAHKSFCSLPFQSVATTNFDFLLEEGYGLVSRYCRPIIEEEQLSIANGNPKDIALFKIHGDLHHPKRIVATEEDYDGFLNRYPMISTFLANLFISKTILFIGYSLDDPDLRQVYQLIKDRLGNLKRQAYTLRINSTPQEITRFERRGVKVINIPKGTKSYSQVLEDVFEELRDYWTREYPNIATITEEDPLIELTMEKESSETSRLCYFSVPYNTLSLYKKYIFPIAETYGFAPITADDVLTQGNNIAAKISALIERSSVVVIDISNQTSLFELGIVKLIQAKKKKIKTILISEEGSSIPNEFSNEYYLIRPNNIFENIDDFTVPLEKAFSQLYQELQAGFEDEPQRLLSKKEYRAAVISAVTLLETQLRSKIEKKIDLRFKPYSMRQLLELTFKEELINKNHYKDLMEWVMVRNKLVHTQGHIDGRLAKRIVTSINEVLNELKEK; this is translated from the coding sequence ATGAGTAATTACAAATACATACCTCTTTTTCCTAAACCATTCCTAGAGGATTTAGTAAAAGGACGAGTTCTCCCAATAATTGGAGCTGGTTTTTCAAAAAACGCACAAATTCCGAAAGGAAAAAATATTCCTGACTGGGAGGAACTTGGTAAAACATTTGCCAACTTAATACCCGACTATAATTATAATGGAGCAATTGACGCCATTTCTGCTTACGAACATGAATATTCTAGGGCGAAGCTTGTAGAAAAATTAAGTGATTTATTGCTCACTGGTCAACTAAAAGCTGGTAATGCCCATAAATCTTTTTGTAGCCTCCCCTTTCAATCTGTTGCGACTACGAATTTTGATTTTTTACTTGAAGAAGGATATGGGCTAGTTTCAAGGTATTGCCGACCAATAATTGAAGAAGAACAGTTGTCAATTGCCAACGGTAATCCTAAAGATATCGCACTTTTCAAAATTCACGGTGACCTGCATCACCCAAAAAGAATTGTTGCTACAGAAGAAGACTATGATGGTTTTCTAAATAGATACCCAATGATATCTACGTTTCTAGCAAATTTATTCATTTCAAAAACGATACTTTTCATTGGGTACAGCCTTGACGACCCAGATTTAAGACAAGTTTATCAACTAATAAAAGATAGACTTGGAAACCTCAAAAGACAAGCTTACACATTACGCATAAATAGCACGCCACAAGAGATTACAAGATTTGAAAGAAGAGGAGTTAAGGTTATTAATATTCCCAAAGGAACCAAATCATACAGCCAAGTTCTTGAAGATGTCTTTGAAGAGTTAAGAGATTATTGGACAAGAGAATACCCTAACATAGCCACAATAACGGAAGAGGATCCATTAATCGAACTAACAATGGAGAAGGAGTCTTCTGAAACAAGTAGACTTTGTTATTTTTCAGTTCCCTATAATACATTAAGTCTTTACAAAAAATACATTTTCCCAATAGCAGAAACTTATGGCTTTGCGCCAATTACTGCTGATGATGTATTAACCCAAGGAAATAATATAGCTGCAAAAATCTCAGCTTTAATTGAACGGTCAAGTGTTGTTGTAATTGACATATCTAACCAAACATCATTATTTGAATTAGGAATCGTAAAGTTAATTCAAGCAAAAAAGAAAAAAATAAAGACAATTTTAATTTCAGAAGAAGGCTCATCAATACCAAACGAGTTTTCAAATGAATATTATTTAATAAGACCGAACAATATTTTTGAGAACATTGATGACTTTACTGTTCCATTAGAAAAAGCCTTTTCACAACTTTATCAAGAGCTACAAGCAGGCTTTGAAGATGAACCACAAAGATTATTGTCTAAGAAAGAATATAGAGCTGCTGTGATTTCTGCTGTCACTCTACTAGAAACACAATTAAGAAGTAAAATAGAAAAGAAAATTGATTTAAGGTTTAAGCCTTACTCAATGCGACAACTTTTGGAATTGACATTTAAAGAGGAACTAATAAATAAGAATCATTATAAAGACTTAATGGAATGGGTTATGGTAAGAAATAAACTAGTACATACTCAAGGGCATATTGATGGCAGACTTGCTAAAAGAATTGTTACAAGTATTAATGAAGTTCTAAACGAATTGAAAGAGAAATAA
- a CDS encoding DUF5343 domain-containing protein, giving the protein MAKELPPYLNSTGQLQDLLKKIQEAPPPARFSHDFLFTNLKFTKSGSTLPFIPFLKRIGFISNDGTPSDIYKKFRNPDKKISGNAMAQAIKVAYSNLYSRNEYFHNLNKTDLKNFLIEVLELEANSVTLNALIRTIDTLKLYANFDITSAIETKTLENGISKGEHDTDDTDEHKEKRKVSELNGINLSYTINLNLPETSDIKVFDAIFKSLKENLLKK; this is encoded by the coding sequence ATGGCAAAAGAATTACCTCCCTATCTAAATTCGACAGGACAACTTCAGGATTTACTGAAAAAAATTCAGGAGGCCCCTCCTCCTGCTCGTTTTAGTCACGATTTTCTTTTTACAAATTTAAAATTCACAAAGTCAGGTAGTACATTACCTTTCATTCCGTTCCTTAAGAGAATTGGTTTTATCTCAAACGACGGGACACCTAGTGATATATACAAAAAGTTCAGAAATCCAGATAAAAAGATATCTGGCAACGCGATGGCTCAGGCGATTAAAGTGGCCTATAGCAATCTTTACTCTCGAAACGAATATTTCCATAATCTAAATAAAACAGACCTTAAAAACTTTCTTATTGAGGTTCTTGAGCTCGAAGCAAATTCGGTCACACTAAATGCATTGATTCGGACAATCGATACACTAAAACTTTATGCGAATTTTGATATTACAAGTGCTATAGAAACAAAGACTTTGGAAAATGGTATTAGCAAAGGCGAGCATGATACCGATGACACCGACGAACATAAAGAAAAAAGAAAGGTTTCTGAACTTAATGGCATAAATCTGTCCTACACGATAAATTTAAATCTACCCGAGACGTCAGATATTAAGGTGTTTGACGCAATATTTAAGAGTTTAAAAGAAAACTTATTAAAGAAATGA
- a CDS encoding PAS domain-containing sensor histidine kinase has product MEIQEKYMEPMLKNKQYRVEFFENSDMLISIYDRHLNLVDANKAFYEALGLKKEDTLGKNINVISPDCKPSGRYAIYQNIIENGGTYEIDQLKLHPKLGGIYIRLRAFQVGDGLCIASKEITDLVETIDDLETFIYKASHDVRSPITTALGLINVAQFELKDSSKALHYLNMIKQQTELMDKVVSSLVETTRIRQGDVKHEPINFEEVLNAVIYSYPSPEGMSKVRMDRYIDVEGEFCTDKTLLTTIFTNLIQNAVHYRDKSKKNPFVKIKIVSEGRGVRITVEDNGMGMSEEAQKNVFKMFFKGTSISEGSGLGLYTVRRCVKKLGGHIAMESKLKTGTVFSIYLPNGTLTN; this is encoded by the coding sequence GTGGAGATACAAGAAAAGTATATGGAACCCATGTTGAAAAATAAGCAATACCGGGTAGAGTTTTTTGAAAACTCCGATATGCTGATTTCCATTTACGACCGGCACCTTAATTTAGTAGATGCCAACAAAGCTTTTTATGAAGCACTCGGCCTCAAAAAAGAAGACACCTTAGGGAAAAACATCAATGTCATTTCTCCCGACTGTAAACCCTCCGGCCGTTACGCCATTTACCAAAACATCATTGAAAACGGCGGCACTTACGAAATTGATCAATTAAAACTACACCCTAAATTAGGCGGCATATACATACGCTTGCGCGCCTTTCAGGTAGGCGACGGTTTATGCATAGCCAGCAAAGAAATTACCGACTTAGTAGAAACCATTGATGATTTGGAAACCTTTATTTACAAAGCCTCACACGATGTACGCTCGCCCATTACCACCGCTTTAGGATTAATAAACGTAGCGCAGTTTGAATTAAAAGACAGCTCTAAAGCCCTGCATTATTTGAACATGATTAAACAGCAAACCGAACTCATGGACAAAGTAGTGAGCAGTTTGGTGGAGACCACACGCATACGACAAGGCGATGTAAAACATGAGCCCATTAATTTTGAAGAAGTACTTAACGCGGTAATTTACAGTTATCCTTCGCCGGAGGGCATGAGTAAAGTAAGAATGGACAGGTATATTGATGTGGAAGGAGAATTTTGCACCGACAAAACTTTACTCACCACCATTTTTACCAACCTCATACAAAACGCCGTGCACTACCGCGACAAGAGTAAGAAAAACCCATTTGTAAAAATTAAAATAGTGAGCGAAGGGCGTGGCGTAAGAATAACAGTAGAAGATAATGGCATGGGCATGAGTGAAGAAGCACAGAAAAATGTTTTTAAAATGTTTTTTAAAGGCACCAGCATCAGCGAAGGCAGTGGACTTGGTTTGTACACGGTAAGACGCTGCGTAAAAAAATTAGGCGGACACATAGCCATGGAAAGCAAATTAAAAACAGGTACTGTGTTTAGCATTTATTTGCCTAATGGTACTTTAACCAATTAG
- a CDS encoding T9SS type A sorting domain-containing protein: protein MINYLNIFIHTAFKKILPLLFIAGFLTATSANAQANFAGQIKLTLLGNGTSDHTTIGFNAATTAGYDAGYDVSKAPLTNSLNPYISVVNAGNDFQTNYYKCGQASYNIPVRVKQGVAGKCVLIRDSSLVLPSQACMFLEDKSTGLFEDFIAGSSYSFTISDTTTAPLFVLHIMSAVDYTVAQPACSYSTNGSIFVQAPQAGLWDLTLKDAIGNSLTNHNGITNIDSLKNLSPGVYPIELSGNISFCPNLEDTIIITTPAPLQVNSVTGWTSCRTSNNGFINASNVGGGTAPYTYHWSNSQSSAIISGLYQGVYTLILSDANGCKDTSYYAVKSSSNLKAAFDTDKDTVTVQNGTIQTLNNSIHYTNLQWNFGDGTIISNQTNPSHTFISAGIYTVELTASDNICAEKVQKTIVVNGFSGINEQQLNQQISIHYYQNKAQVKLELNQISDVRISVYEVSGKLIAQKNVQVMNGVEEVELNTADGMYLIEVCTNNDKTVKKIMALQGF, encoded by the coding sequence ATGATCAACTACCTAAACATATTTATTCATACGGCCTTTAAAAAAATCCTGCCGCTACTCTTTATCGCGGGATTTTTAACCGCCACGAGCGCAAATGCCCAGGCTAACTTCGCCGGACAAATTAAGCTCACGCTCCTTGGAAACGGAACTTCCGATCATACCACCATCGGATTTAATGCCGCCACCACCGCGGGTTACGATGCGGGTTACGATGTAAGCAAAGCACCGCTAACTAATTCCTTGAATCCGTATATCTCCGTAGTAAACGCGGGCAACGATTTTCAAACGAATTATTACAAATGCGGACAAGCCTCATACAATATTCCTGTAAGAGTAAAACAAGGTGTAGCCGGAAAATGTGTACTCATTCGCGATTCGTCGCTGGTACTACCTTCGCAAGCCTGTATGTTTCTCGAAGATAAAAGCACAGGCCTATTCGAAGATTTTATCGCCGGCTCATCGTATTCGTTTACCATCAGCGATACAACTACCGCGCCGCTATTTGTTTTGCACATCATGAGCGCGGTTGATTACACTGTAGCGCAACCCGCTTGCAGTTATTCAACTAACGGCTCCATATTTGTGCAAGCCCCGCAAGCCGGACTCTGGGATCTTACGCTTAAAGATGCCATTGGAAACAGCTTAACAAATCATAACGGCATCACCAATATCGATTCACTGAAAAATTTGTCGCCGGGTGTATATCCCATCGAATTATCAGGAAACATTTCATTTTGTCCCAATCTGGAAGATACCATTATAATTACCACTCCGGCACCATTGCAAGTAAATAGCGTTACAGGTTGGACCAGTTGCCGAACAAGTAACAACGGATTTATTAATGCAAGTAATGTAGGCGGAGGCACCGCGCCCTATACCTATCATTGGAGTAATTCCCAAAGTAGCGCCATTATCAGCGGATTGTATCAGGGAGTTTACACACTCATACTCAGCGACGCCAATGGTTGTAAAGACACCAGCTATTACGCGGTAAAAAGCTCATCCAATTTAAAGGCGGCATTTGATACCGATAAAGACACCGTAACAGTACAAAACGGAACCATTCAAACGCTTAACAACAGTATTCATTACACCAATTTACAATGGAATTTTGGCGACGGTACTATTATTAGCAATCAAACTAATCCTTCACACACCTTTATTTCGGCAGGTATTTATACCGTAGAGCTTACCGCTTCCGATAATATTTGTGCCGAAAAAGTACAAAAAACAATTGTGGTGAACGGATTCAGCGGCATTAACGAACAACAATTGAATCAGCAAATTTCCATTCACTATTATCAAAATAAAGCTCAGGTAAAACTGGAGCTTAACCAAATAAGCGATGTGCGCATCAGCGTTTACGAAGTAAGCGGTAAACTGATAGCACAAAAAAATGTACAAGTCATGAACGGTGTAGAAGAAGTTGAACTTAACACCGCGGACGGCATGTACTTAATTGAAGTGTGTACCAATAATGATAAAACTGTAAAAAAGATCATGGCTTTACAAGGTTTTTAA